In Candidatus Limnocylindrales bacterium, the genomic window CCTTCCCCCCATAAATCAAGGGAATGACCTGGGTATCCCGGACCTGCTTTAAAGCCATCAGGGTAGTACTCAACTCTTCAAGTTTACGGAAAATGTTAGGATCGTTCTGATTACGTTCGAGGAGCCTTTTTAGGATCTCATCAATCTGATGGGTACGGTCCTTAATATCCTGCTCCCACATCTCTTGATCAGATCGGTTGTTCACCAACATCAGGGTTAATATACCTGCCCGTTCTGCATTTAGGTTCGTTTTGAGAGCTAATAGATCTATAGCATTGGCAAAATCCTTTTGATACAAGCTTTTCTGGGACCCCTGAATCGCTATAATACCCGTATAAGCCGTGGCTACTGCGATTATCAATAAAACTACAATCAAGCCAAAGCCCAGGAGGAGTTTAGTTCGTGTTGAGAGATTGAGAAACCAGTTCATAACTTATTCCTCTCTCCAATTTTAGATTGCAGAATGTAGACTGGTCACTCCGCAATCCACGTTCTGCATTCCCCAGCAGTTATCCTCAGTACTGTTTGACTAACTGCTTCAGCCTGCCTCCATTTGTACAGATTCTACCTCCTTGCCTCTACCTGCCGGTTTCCTCCCCTACTCAACTTCCTCATGTACGATAAGGCTTTTGTCTGACAAAATTCTCTCTGCATCTAAAATCACCAGTCGTTCCCTGGTCACACCCTTGAGATACTCTTCTCGAACACCCGTAAGGGTAGAAAAGGACGGCTGGATATCCTGAAGTGGAATCCACTGTACTCCAACAACAGCCTCTGCGAGGATACCGAACTCTATCCTATGGTTGTGGAGGATGATGACCTTGTTGAGATGGGTTGGTTCCTGTGCCGGTAGATCAAAAAATTTCTTGAGGTCGATGACCGAAAGAATTTGTCCCCGCACATTGATGATGCCAAGAACAAAGGGTGGAGTACAGGGTAATGGCGTAAGTTCTTTCAGGGGATGGACTTCACGAACATACACCGACTCAATTCCGTAATTTTCATGGGCCAGGAGAAACTTCACAACTTCTATACGTTCCCCATCTGCTTCCTTCTCTTTGGGTTCCTGTGCAAGTACCCTGGCTCTGGCTCTAAGGATTTTTTTCTTCTCCTCAGGGGTTGGAACGAATCCGCCTTCAAGGATCGCTCGAGCCGCCTTTAAACGGCTGTAGACCTCCTTGCCGGATTGCTGATGGAACTGAGCAGAGTTGGGAGTTGGATTCTGGAGCCGGGCCAGATTAAAACCGCATTGGTTACAGAAATAGCTTCCTGGTGGATTTACATGCCCACACCCAGGGCAAGAAATTTCCAGTCTGGTTTTGCAGACCTTACAGAACTTCGCCCCTTCAGGATTCTCATGATGGCATTGAGGACACTGCATGAAACGACATCTTTTGAAGCCCGGATATCAGGGAGGATACCCCTGTAATCCGTACTTCCTGATAGGAAATCTCAAGTAGAGAGACCTTTAAAAACTAGTACGCTTGCCTTACCTTGCGCCCCTGGTACGGGCGCAAGGCATTGCGCCCCTACTCAAAATTTATGGAAAAAACGTTCTACTATCCTAAATTCTAGAGGAAATTCGAGGTGCTTTTTCTCTGGATTTGGCAGAGTTATATTCTTATCGTCTTAATTTGACGCCTGTAAGGTTTAAAAAAACCCCTTCAGCCCATAATTTATCGTTGGCTTAGTCGCCTCTATCCTGTAAAAAAATAATGGGAAATTTTCACATTCTTATTTATCCCTGTCAAGACTTAAATTTCTTTTTTAATTTTTCAACTTGAAAAGAAAGTCTAGAAGTACGGGCGCAAGGCACATTGCGCTCCTACCGGTTTTTTAAACCGGGTTTCTTGAAAGGTTTATCCTCAACTTAAAACCTTTGTGCCCTTTCAAAGGAGTCAGAAACAGAAAAATCACATTTAACCATCACTTCATTACTCTGCAATATTCCCTTAATAATCGGGCATTTTCCTTTATATGGTTAGGAAAATTAGAACCATTGATTAAGCTTATAAATTGCAGAAGAAAATGTCAGGCAAGATCCTGGTATTTATCAGGAAAGGAGAGAGCATTCTATGCATCTTAAACGAACCTTTATTAAAATTGCCTTCAGAGGAGTTGTTCCCGTGGTCTTCATCCTAACTTCATCCACCCACGCGGCCAACCCCGATTTTGGGGTTCAGGTAGAAAGGGCCTTGAAGCAATTTTCCATGATCTTGTTTGGTATCCAGGGAACTCTGGATCAATCCGCCCCACCGACCTCAGGACCTTATCGTACGGTCTCTCAAACTGCTGAAGATCAGATCTTACTGGCACCAGGTCTTCAGGCACGATACATAACGCGTCAGGCCGCCGATCTCACGGATCAAATCGTCTTAATTCCCAGGGACAATCCTGTTTACATGGTGACCTGTGTGGAAGGGACCCGTAAAGTCATCGGGACCAACCCCGACGGAAGTCCCAAGTATAATCCTTCTGTCCAGCTCATCAGTTTGATTGATGGTTCGGTACAAACTATTTTACGGGGTATGGATCGTTGTGATGGTATTCGTGAAACCCCCTGGGGTTCTATCCTGGCTACCGAAGAAACCTCTGACGGCGGAGCTTATGAAATCCTCTTTCCCTTAAGTGTTAGGAACCATGTGGTTATTAATCGGGCAACGGGTGAAATTCGGGATCCAGGCGGTGCAATCTCTCAATTCGTCGTCAAACGCACGGCGTTACCTACGATAGCCTGGGAAGGCATCGTTATAACCCCTGGCGGTGTGGTCATTGGAGGGGATGAATTACGTCCGGGTACTGCTAAACCGGATGCAGATGGTGGAGCCATTTTTAAGTTTATCCCACAAACTCTTCGTACCGACAATACCCCGATCACCGATTTAAGTCAATCTCCCTGGGTTGCAGGAAATGTTTATGCTCTGCAGGTAACGTGTAGGAATGACAAACCCCAGTATGGGCAGGGTTGTGAGGTAGGTCTGGCGGGTTGGGTACCGGTAAATGCAGCAACAGCCCGTTCAGATGCTAATTTGAAAGGAGCTACGGGCTACTATCGGCCGGAGGATATGGATCAGGATCGAACTTATATCGATCCCAATAATCCCAATGCCATACGCTTCTGTTGGACCGATACAGGCGCTTCAGAGGCCTATAACTTTGCCGAAGTAGTCTGTGCCGTTGATTTTGATGCGAACAGCCCATTCTCTCCGGTGGTTGCAGAACGCTTTATTGAAGGTGACCTTGAATTTAATTATTTTGATAACCTGGCGTTCCAACCTGGGACGAATAATCTCTATGTCCTAGAAGATAGCGGGATAGAACCTCTGGTAAAAGGAAATGATATCTTTGCCTGTCTTCCAGACGGTTTTGATCGAGATCTTAAATCCGACGGGTGTGTAAGAGTTCTGTCTGTAAAAGATTCCTCTGCAGAACCAAGTGGTTTTATCTTCTCTCCGGATGGTAAAACGGCGTATCTCTCCATTCAACACAGCGACGATACCAACATGCCTCTGGTAGATGATTATCCAACCGATGATATCATCGCCATTACCGGCTTCCAGGTTCCCCTTCCTGGTTCCGGGAAGTAGAAGGGAAGGCTGAGAAAACTTTTCCTCTGAACTCTCCCTTTAATCTTGTAACCCTTCAATGAATAGAGGCAACCTCTGGATTGCCTCTACTCATTGAAGGAGCAAAACCTGCAGGTGAAGTTTTAAGCGGCTTTGATCTCGGTCCAGATTTTATCCCAGAGTTGAGTAGCCTCGCTTCCCAGATCTTCTATAAACTCCAACTTGGCCAGAATGGAAGGTGGGGGATAAACCGAGGGGTTTTCTTTGATTTCCTTTTTGATATACTTCAAAGCAGCCGCGTTGGGAGAGGCAAAGAAAGTATGATTTGAGATTCCGGCACCTACTTCGGGCCGTAAAACATAATTAATAAAAACCTCGGCCGTATATTTATGGGGAGCCGACTGGGGAATACACATATTATCCGTCCAGATGGTAGAACCTTCTTTCGGAATTACATATTGAATGGCTTCATTCTCAGAAGCCGCCGCAAAGGCATCTCCACTGTAAATGTGGGAGATCCAGGACTCTTCCGAAATAAGCATCGGCTTAGCCTGATCTGAAGTATAGGCCTTGATCAAAGGCTTCTGTTTGATTAAAAGTTCTTTAGCCTTAGCCAGCTCCTCTTCCTTCCTGGAATTCACCGAGTAGCCCAGATACTTAAGAACCGATCCGATTACATCCCGGGCTTCGTTCAGCATGGTAATTTTACCTTTATATCTTTCATCAAAAAGGGCACTCCAGCTATCTAACTTTTCTTTAATATATTTTTTGTTATAGGCAAACCCTGTAGTCCCCCATTGATAAGGAACGCTGTACTTATTCTCGAGGTCATAAGGAGGTTTGTGAAACCGGGGATCAATATTTTTAAAATTAGGGATATTCCCCATGTCTAAAGGAGCCAGCATTCCTTCTTTTATCATGATCCGAACCATATAATCCGAGGGGACAATTACATCATAACCCGTAGCCCCGGCCTGTAGTTTCGCCAGAAGAGCATCATTACTATCATAGGTATCGTAATTGACCTTAACCCCAAACTCTTTTTCAAAGTCGGCAAGGGTGGTTTCTCCAATATAATCAAACCAGTTATAAACGTTTAATTCCTTCGATAACTTACTTTTATCGACCTTTTCGGCCGCTGAAACCTCAGGAACGAATTCAGTTGCCCCTTTACCGGCTAGAACCCATGATGCGGTCACGGCTAAGCTTTCTCTCAAAAAATCCCTTCGGGAAACTTTCATAGGAAATCCGGAATCAAAACCCAGGAGTCAGAATTATTCTGAGTTCCTGGATTTCAATTCCTGAATTTTGGATTATTTATTACTTGTTAAATATTTATAGCCGATCAATTTATATACCAACTTAGCACAGGTAAAATCTGAAAGGATCTGGTTTTCTATAGGACATAACTCCGTGACATCAAACCCTATCACCTCTTTGGCTTCAAATAACTTTCGTAAAAAAGCCAGGGCCGGATACCAGAGTAAACCCCCGGGCTCCGGAGTTCCTACGCCGGGTATGACAGAGGGATCGAAACCATCGGCATCGATAGTAAGGAATACCCGATCTGTTTTAATATGGCTGAGTGCTTTGTCTATCCAGTGGGGGTTTGAGTAAATTTCCCTGGCAGAAATCACCGGGATATTTTTCTCTTTTACCAGCTCAGCTTCTTCCAGGCACATGCTTCGGATACCTATATGTACACCGGGGGAAACTTCCAGGATTCGCTTCATAATACAGGCATGATTATACTTAGAGCCTTCATATTCTTCCCTTAAATCCGTGTGGGCATCGATTTGAACCGTAGTAAAAGTACCGAATACATCGGCAAAAGCCCGAGCTATCCCGATACTGATGGAGTGCTCGCCTCCCAATCCCACCACATATTTTCCTTGCCGAACCAGTCTGGCTACTTCTTTTCGGACTCTTTCCACCATTTCTTCCGGCTCGGGTTGATCGGCGCAAAGGGGTTCTGAAGTATGAATACCCATCTGAAAGGGTTCGACCTGTAATTCTTCATCATAAAGTTCCACCTGATAGGAGGCTTTTAAAATTGCTTCTGGGCCTTTATCGGTTCCTTTGATATACGTGGTTGTCTTTTCATAGGGGATTGGTAATATAATCACCTTGGAAGTATCGAACCGGGAATACTCCGGAGGAAGTCCGAGAAAATCTAACGGCATAAAAGAGAAAATTAAAAATCCGGGATGAGAAACCAGGATTCGGAATAGCTTCTGATTTCTGGTTTCTGACCCCAGATGAAACTATATTGTAACGAAAAAGTATTGTGATACTGTATGTATCAGTTACTTCCTTCGACCTGTCAACATCTATTTTTTTATTTTTAAGGAGGCAACCCTATGCGCTCAATTTCCTATAAATTACTATTCATTCCTACTTCTGGAAGGCTCATTTTAAACTTCCTCTTTCTTGGAATAATCTGGTTATCTTCGTCTATCCAGGCTGCAGAGCCTAAATACGGTGGAACAATTATTCATGGTCGCGGTGGGGACTCTGTGGGGCTGGACCCATCCCATGAAACAGATGGAGAATCTCTGAATGTAGCTCGAAATATTTTTGATACCCTGGTACGGTATAAAGAGGAGAGCACCGAAATAGAACCTGCATTGGCCACTTCCTGGGAGATTTCCCCGGATGGATTGGTGTATACTTTCAAATTGCGCCAGGGGGTTAAATTCCATGATGGCACCCCCTTTAATGCCGAGGCTGTGGTGTTTTCCTTTGATCGACAGCTTAACCCGGATAAATATCCTGAGCTTAAAGAAACCGGGCCCTATAAGTACTGGCTTGGAATGTCTATGGGAGATATTGTCAAGTCCGTTGAAGCTGTAGATGAGTTCACCGTTAGATTTACCCTCAAACGCCGGGAAGCCCCTTTCCTGGCTAATCTGGGGATGCACTTTGCGTCGATTGTGAGTCCTACGGCCTTAAAGAAACTTACCGTTGACTTTACTCGGCATCCGGTCGGTACCGGCCCTTTTAAATTTGTAGAATGGATTAAGGATGACCGGATCGTGTTGGAAGCCAATCCGGATTATTGGGATGGGCGCCCTTATTTAGACAAGGTCATTTTTCGTGCCATACCCGATAATACGACCCGATTATTTGAACTGAAATCTGGAACCATTGATGTCATGGTGTTCCCCAATCCAGAGGATATCCAGCTCATCGAAGCAGATCCTGATTTCAAGGTACTTCGACAACCGGGCATGAACATTGGATACCTGGCCATGCATACCGAAAAGAAACCCTTTGATAAGGTTAAGGTCCGTCGGGCCATCAATCATGCCATTAATAAAAAGGCAATTGTAGATACCATCTATGAAGGGCTGGGAACGGTAGCTAAAAATCCACTTCCACCTATTTTGTGGGGATACAACGATCAAATCCAGGATTATGCATACGACCCCAACAAAGCCAAAGAGTTATTAAAAGAAGCAGGCTATCCCGACGGATTTGAAACGACCTTATGGGCCCTGCCGGTACCCCGACCTTACAATCCTAATGGTCAAAAAGTTGCCGAGGCGATTCAGGCAGACCTCCAGAAGGTAGGGATTCGGACCAGGATTATCAGCTACGAATGGGGAACTTACCTGGAAAAGTTAGAGCAGGGCGAACATGATATGGCTTTGTTCGGTTGGTTTGGGGATAATGGGGATCCGGATAATTTTCTATATATCTTACTGGACAAAGATAGTGCAAAAATCCCGGCTCAAAATATTGCCTTCTACAAAAACGATCAGGTCCACGAGCTGCTCATCAAAGCTAAAGAAACCTTCGACCAGAAAGAGCGAGAAAAACTCTATCAACAGGCCCAGGTCATTATCCACGAAGATGCCCCCTGGGTTCCACTTGCACATTCGGTGGTCGTTACCATCACCAAAAAAACCGTCCATAACTATAAAATCCATCCGGTAGGAGACTGGCTTTATCACAAGGTTTGGAAAGATTAACCCTAGAACCCTATGAATCCTATAAATAAAATCTCAGAAACTGCCTTCCTTGTAAACGCTTCAAGGGCCCGGAAGGTTGAGATTAGTCAGGATAGATATGCCAGACTCTGGGTATCCGATGCGACGAGGGAACTATGGGATGACTTTGCAAGCAACGTATATGCCCAGGATGACCAGGTGGTATCCGTCCGAACCCGATATTTTCTGGATCATTTAAACGCCTTTATAACCTCCTTTGAGTCCCCGGTTTTCATCAACGTTGGAGCAGGATTTACCTCTTATCCGTTCCTTATTCGACAACCCTGCCGATGTATCGAAATTGATTATGAACACATTATCCACTACAAGCGTAATAAGATTACAGACTGGCAACGGGAAGGTTTATTGCCCCCCCATCAGGTAGAATACTTTGCTGCGGATCTCAACCATCCCGTGCAGAGGGAGCGCTTTAAATCGCAACTCGCTCAATGGATAGATAACCATCCCTCGTTTATTTTACTCGAAGGAATAACCTATTTTCTGGCTAAGCCCGTACTTAGGGAACTTCTTGAGGCTTTCTCCGTCGTTCAATGCACAGACTCCCTGGTTGGCTTTGACTTTTGGAAACCGGATATTCAAACCTATCCGGTGTTTATCCGGTTACAAAAATATGTGGCCGAGAAGTTCGGTTATAAGGAAACTCAGTATAATCTGTTTGATGAGGACTTTATTAACTCTCTTTTAGCTTATCAGGTTGAGGAGATAACCACGG contains:
- the speB gene encoding agmatinase, with protein sequence MPLDFLGLPPEYSRFDTSKVIILPIPYEKTTTYIKGTDKGPEAILKASYQVELYDEELQVEPFQMGIHTSEPLCADQPEPEEMVERVRKEVARLVRQGKYVVGLGGEHSISIGIARAFADVFGTFTTVQIDAHTDLREEYEGSKYNHACIMKRILEVSPGVHIGIRSMCLEEAELVKEKNIPVISAREIYSNPHWIDKALSHIKTDRVFLTIDADGFDPSVIPGVGTPEPGGLLWYPALAFLRKLFEAKEVIGFDVTELCPIENQILSDFTCAKLVYKLIGYKYLTSNK
- a CDS encoding class I SAM-dependent methyltransferase, translating into MNPINKISETAFLVNASRARKVEISQDRYARLWVSDATRELWDDFASNVYAQDDQVVSVRTRYFLDHLNAFITSFESPVFINVGAGFTSYPFLIRQPCRCIEIDYEHIIHYKRNKITDWQREGLLPPHQVEYFAADLNHPVQRERFKSQLAQWIDNHPSFILLEGITYFLAKPVLRELLEAFSVVQCTDSLVGFDFWKPDIQTYPVFIRLQKYVAEKFGYKETQYNLFDEDFINSLLAYQVEEITTVIEQEIIYTQPPILQDREKVLPENYVILKKTEKSL
- a CDS encoding ABC transporter substrate-binding protein, which translates into the protein MRSISYKLLFIPTSGRLILNFLFLGIIWLSSSIQAAEPKYGGTIIHGRGGDSVGLDPSHETDGESLNVARNIFDTLVRYKEESTEIEPALATSWEISPDGLVYTFKLRQGVKFHDGTPFNAEAVVFSFDRQLNPDKYPELKETGPYKYWLGMSMGDIVKSVEAVDEFTVRFTLKRREAPFLANLGMHFASIVSPTALKKLTVDFTRHPVGTGPFKFVEWIKDDRIVLEANPDYWDGRPYLDKVIFRAIPDNTTRLFELKSGTIDVMVFPNPEDIQLIEADPDFKVLRQPGMNIGYLAMHTEKKPFDKVKVRRAINHAINKKAIVDTIYEGLGTVAKNPLPPILWGYNDQIQDYAYDPNKAKELLKEAGYPDGFETTLWALPVPRPYNPNGQKVAEAIQADLQKVGIRTRIISYEWGTYLEKLEQGEHDMALFGWFGDNGDPDNFLYILLDKDSAKIPAQNIAFYKNDQVHELLIKAKETFDQKEREKLYQQAQVIIHEDAPWVPLAHSVVVTITKKTVHNYKIHPVGDWLYHKVWKD
- a CDS encoding spermidine/putrescine ABC transporter substrate-binding protein — protein: MRESLAVTASWVLAGKGATEFVPEVSAAEKVDKSKLSKELNVYNWFDYIGETTLADFEKEFGVKVNYDTYDSNDALLAKLQAGATGYDVIVPSDYMVRIMIKEGMLAPLDMGNIPNFKNIDPRFHKPPYDLENKYSVPYQWGTTGFAYNKKYIKEKLDSWSALFDERYKGKITMLNEARDVIGSVLKYLGYSVNSRKEEELAKAKELLIKQKPLIKAYTSDQAKPMLISEESWISHIYSGDAFAAASENEAIQYVIPKEGSTIWTDNMCIPQSAPHKYTAEVFINYVLRPEVGAGISNHTFFASPNAAALKYIKKEIKENPSVYPPPSILAKLEFIEDLGSEATQLWDKIWTEIKAA
- a CDS encoding chemotaxis protein CheW, translating into MQCPQCHHENPEGAKFCKVCKTRLEISCPGCGHVNPPGSYFCNQCGFNLARLQNPTPNSAQFHQQSGKEVYSRLKAARAILEGGFVPTPEEKKKILRARARVLAQEPKEKEADGERIEVVKFLLAHENYGIESVYVREVHPLKELTPLPCTPPFVLGIINVRGQILSVIDLKKFFDLPAQEPTHLNKVIILHNHRIEFGILAEAVVGVQWIPLQDIQPSFSTLTGVREEYLKGVTRERLVILDAERILSDKSLIVHEEVE